DNA sequence from the Acinonyx jubatus isolate Ajub_Pintada_27869175 chromosome A3, VMU_Ajub_asm_v1.0, whole genome shotgun sequence genome:
GACAGCATGCCCACGGGGGACCCTAGCGGatccctgcctcccccagtcACCTATCCCCTGCCTCCAAACCCAGTAACAATTACTTACCTGGCTGCGCCTGGCCCACTTTTCTCCCTGGGGGTCCCACTCAGTTCTGGGTGTTCCTCCTTCCAGTGTATCCCCAATCTCTGTCCGTTCTGCCTTCCCATTAAATCCGGATCCACTCACTTCACCACCTTGCTACCCTGAGCCAGGCCACTATCCTTAGTCTGCTGCTCTGGCCCACTTACAGTCCATCCTCCATTGCACCAAACGGACCTCTCCGAAGACCTGTGATGGTATCCACTCTGGCTTAAAGCCCTCAGTAGGTTTTCTTTGAACTTAGAATAAACCATAAATGTCACTTAGGCCCTCGAGGCCCTCTGgtgtggccccacccacctctccgAGCTGTTTTACCACACTGTTCCATTCgccttccttccttgctctcaAGCGCAGAGTTCCTGCTGCAGGGCTTTTGAACTGGCTACCCACTTTCCTGAAACCATTCTTTGTTGTGCCCTTCAGTACAGGTACTTGAAATGTATCTAGTGCAACTGAAGAACAgaagtttcaaattttatttaattttaatattaatttacatttaaaaatagaagcagcgtaaaatttttttctttaaaaaattgttcttgtTAGGACTACAGCTGACTTTATTAAAAGTTACCATCGGAATTGAGATGTACTGTAAGCGTAAAGATACACCACCGGGTTTCAGACTTAGCACacatagaaaaataatgtaaaatatctaaCTTTTTATATTGGTCACATATTaaagtgataatattttggatacactgggttaaataaaatgttaaacttaATGACAcgtgcttctttttcctttttttcagtgtAGCTACTAGGAAATTTAAATTCACATACGTGGTCTACAGTTTATTTCTATTAGGCATTGCTGCTTGAGGTTACTgaagttttcagtatttaagTGCTGCTTCCTTAGGGAGGGCTTCTGAGACCACTCTTTCCTTCACTCTCATTACCACGCTTTAATTCCTTTACAGTGTTTATCATTATCTGAATTTATTTTACCTGTTTACTGGTTTACTTGctgtttgtctcttttccccACAAGAATGTAAACTACATGATAGCAGGGATATATGCCTCTTGTTCACTTCTGTATTCCCTGAACCTAGCATACAAAGATATCTGTGAACCATGTATTCTTATATGTCAATCATCTGATCTGCTTGTCACTCAACAAAATGTCTAGAGAGGAGCAgggactttctcaaggtcacacagtgccAGGTCTAAGACTGGAATAATGTGTGCATTTCAACAATGCCTTAATCCAGTATTTCCCAAAGGGTGGGAACCTGTACCATGGTAGTATGATTTTAGGTAGTACATGAGTATTAAATGACATTAAATCACATAATGAGAAAGGATTCCTTTTTCAATCTCTTTCAATTTTAAAGGCTCAGTTTGGTGCCAATATATCATTAATGCTTTCCCCACACTTTCTAATCTGACTCTTAACAATAAGCCTCAGATTTAGAGCATTTGGCAGGTGACCCCATCCAGCTAAATTCCACTAAAAatcttttggtttcattaaacttatttttatggcAAGTGATATTGATTTTCTgtcatagttatatatatatatatatatatatatatatatataatagatagatttttttaagttttaattttaaacaaataggTGAAACTCACATATGGCAAAAATTGTGGGGGGTTcccggctggctcagctggtagagcatgcatctcttgatctcaggattataaattcaagccccatgttgaatgtagagattatttaaaaataaatctttaaaataaaattgtgggaAATAGTTCTGAAATAACAGAGGTCTAGGAAACATTGCATTCAGTCAAAAGAATGAATGATGGTGACATTTCAGTCAGGGGGCTAGCTACTATAAGAAGATGCTTTTTAGCAGGTAAGCTATTTTGCTCAGTGAACCTTAGCTCTCTGGGCTTCTGTGGGGGTCTGGTTCAGGGCTTGAGGGCAGGAAGCCTTTAGATAGCTTTCAGCTTCTTTTGTTCATGAAAGTCTGGAAAGTCTTTCATTTAGTTCCTAGCTAGAATTCCCTTTTAAGTCTGGTCCCACCCCCATAATGAAAACTCCCAGTCCTACCTTGGAAGATCTCTTCTTTTCCGCCTCTTTTCTGCTGATCTTTTTGGATTTCTTGTTCAGTGcttcaaagagagacagaaggagcaaAGCCAGATGTTTCTGGAGGCCATGAGCTACAGTAAAGTGAGAGGAGTGGAGGGGGCTCCAGGAAATCTCAGGGTGTGGGAGAAGAGGGGTTGGCTGCATGAATCACAACTTGGGACTTAGGCCAGCAGATTCTTGTTAGCCTGGCTGCTGACCTGGAACCAATGTCCTCTGAGGGAAGGCAAAAAGGAAATCCAAGAAGGCCCTGAAAAATGGACTCTCAGTGCCATGTACATGGATGGACCTGTGtttcctgggacgcctgggtggctcagttggttaagcatctgactcttaattttggctcaggtcatgatctcacagttcgtgggttccagcctcatgttgggctccatgttgacagtactgcttgggattctctctctccctttctctttgcccctctgcaGCTTGTGGGcatgcactctatctctctcaaaaaaaccaaaccaaaccaaaacaaaaaaaccccacaaaaccaaaaaaaccccagctATTTCCGTAGGCAAACTACTTAACCTCCTTAAGAcccagttttctcacctgcaaatAGGGTACTCTAGTATCTACCTTACAGGGTTGTCTTGAGGATAAACAAAGTATCTTTATAAAGTGAGAAGTTTGGCACATCAAAGGTGATTGATCAGTGATGtaccccagccccttccctgctccttccctgatACCGCTAGAATATTCTCTTTTCCTAGTGAGAGGCAAGGCAGTGAGGGATATTAGTTTTGAACTTGGGTTCTGGAATTAaacacctgggtttgaattctggctctgctagTTGAGAACTGTGTGATCTCATGTTAGTCACTTAACTTtgctaagcctcaatttcctcaactgTGAAACAGGAATTAAAATAGTACTCACTTCCCAGTGCCTAGCATACAAGGAGTATatctgttactattatttttatcagaTGAAATTGAACTAGAAGATGTTCAATGCCAGGCCCTAATGCCCCTGGTATTTTCCCCCGAGCAGTCATTCTCCATCTCAACACTGAAAGGACTAGTTCATACTACACTTGCTTATATTCTgcagcattttctaaaatttttattgttgataGTTTTTTGATTCAGTTAGTTTCAGAAATGCCAAGTTAAACCAAATTCATGAAGTGTCTTGACTTCAGGGTTTCTTGGAGCATCTAACATGCGAAGCTGCATATTAGACTGGTGGTATGCAGAGCTTTTCCAAACCATGTGAGCCAAGGAATACTTTGTTCCTCTAGGATTACTTTGAAGAATGAACACGAAAGAGCTCTGACCTATGTCAATGAATCCTGGTATCAGCCCGGGGAGCACGTTTGACATCTTGCAGCCCCTTCTCATGGACCGGAGTCCAGAGACCAGGGGTCAAGCTGGGCTACTTACCTACAATAGAGACAGAAGGGAGATCCAACAGGTTCATGGAGGAGTTGCTCCTCAGGTTCCTGTCATCTCTGGGTTTTTCCTCAAGTGCCAGGTGACTGTAGGCAGTGAGGAGGCACAGGGAGACCAGCAGGGTGGCCAGGAGTAGGCGGAAGACATTCATCCTTGAAGGCCTGAGTGGGACAGAGAAGGCAGTCAGGTTGGTGGGTCAGGGGTTCTGGCAAGAGGATGTGCCCTTTTGCTTTCCTTGTATCTCTTTGGGCTGGTGCTCTGACCCCATTTGTAAGTGTCCCAGTGGAGCCAGAGGACCAGAAAGGCTTAGGACAGGAAAGGGGAACTGATGaaggaacaagagagaaaaggagagatggggagaggaagcGAGACAAGGAAAGGAGGGAtatagaagcaaagagaaaaggaatgcaTTGCAGTTGGTCTCTGCCATTCTGAGGGTGGGGTGCTGGGTTTTATAGTCAGTGGTCCCAGGAGACCCTAGGCCTGGGCAGAGTTGTTGAAAGTCCCCAATAGTACCTTGCAGTGGCAGAGATTTTACTATGGTGCAGAGAATGAGGCTCATAAGACTCTCTGAGAAAGATGCAGGGATAGACGGCATCTTCAGACAAGTGTATATGTTGTCACATGTGCTGTATTCCCATGCCCAGAGGGAATGAGTACAGGTGTGGTTTGTGTGAGAAGGATGGACCTGTTAACATAGGCTGACTGGATTTACTGACTTATTGCTAGCTGGATTGTGATGAAGCAGATGGAGCCCAGAGTGGATTCCTTCCCATGAATGCCTTCATTTGGCTTAATCAGGGCTGAGAGCTTCGGAAGcatcttcctcttctctgagTGTGGGATCTCCATGCCTTACCTGCTCTGTGCATTGTTCCCTCTGGTCtgggaaaaaactgaggctgCTTTTCCAAAGTTTTCTCTGCCCTGCCATAAACCATGGTGGGTGAGAGGAGAATAAAACAATCTGTTCATACTGGTCCTGCCCATTCCTGGGCTCCCTTACAGCAGCCTGGCAATTTCTACCCTACTCCTTCCAGCTCTCAGCTTAATAAACTGCAATTAATGAAATGCAATTTCTTAGAACCTAAATAATTTAGTGGAACTAAATTAAAACTAAGCTAAATGGAGTCTGGAAAGGGTGAAATCTCAgtggaattaattttatttgtgtgttggGAGAGGGCTAAAAATGAGTGTTCCTCGCACTAATCCTGGGGAGCAATATGTATATTCTAAATGTAATATAGGTCCATAATGCCTAGTTGTATCATGATCCTCAgggtcagactttttttttttttagaattttgtggattttagaaaacaaatatcatCTATATGCTATATTAAACCACATACAGTGGGTCTGGGTACACCCATAATAAATAGTGATACTTTTGTAGCCAAAAAGGTGGGGATATTCATAATAAACAGGATAAACAAAGACTATGAATTAATTTGCATCAATTGAGGATAGGTTTTGTTGCCAAGATACATCAGGTAGGGTCAGATTTTTctgccaaagaaaaaagaaaacatcattttcAGAGTTTGGGGATTTTACAATTTCAGGTAAAGGACTATAGACTTTACAAACTCTCATTGCTGTTACTACTCAATATGGGACACCCACTCCCTGCTATTAATACAGGATAATAATGCTGACAGCAATGACCTATGCAATTGTGTTCTCAAGAGTAATTTATCCTTCCACTCTGTAGTGGTAAAGGCTGTTCTTTGATCTGTGGTATCACTGATGACAATACCTTCTCTTAAACTTGTCATCTGCTTTAAGTTACTGCTTATGACTTAAGATGAGTTTTTATTCAGCATGGTGGATATAAAGAATCCAGAAAGGGGAGTCAGGTCACCTGGATGTACCTGCTACGTaagtggctgtgtgaccctgggcccaTCTGGgcctctgctttctcatctgtaaaaagagaggataggcgggcacctgggtggctcagcaggttgagcaactgactcttgtttttggctcaggtcatgatatcgtggtttcgtgggtttgagcccatgtcaggcatTGCGCTGGTGGTAcagagcctctctccctctctctctgcccctcccctacttatgctgtctctgtctctctcaaaataaataaataaacttaaattttttttttaaaaaagagaggataGGACTACATGACTTAATATATGTTATGAGGCACAGAGTAGAAACTTAATAAagatttgtttaatgaatgaatcttaagacCTTTCTATTCTAAAATTCTACAAATCAGTGATTTCTGATTTTTGCTTCCTGGGCGTTGGGGCAGATTAAACAGTTGCATAAAGATTTTGCaaaggtcggggcgcctgggtggctcagtcagttaagcgtccgacttcagctcaggtcatcatctcgcggtccgtgagttcgagccccgcatcgggctctgggctgatggctcagagcctggagcctgcttccgattctgtgtctccctctctctctgcccctcccccgttcatgctctgtctctctctgtctcaaaaataaataaacgtttaaaaaaaataaaaaaaaaagattttgcaaaGGTCACTTGTGTATCCTTAAGAGTCAAGGGATTTGTAAATGCATTAATGTGACTGAATCTGATTAAACTCTGGAAAAGAGGGCACGGAAAGTCATGGCTAAATGCAATTGGCTGTGTACCTCAGGAGTcttgatatgtgtgtgtgcatgtatgtgtgcatgtgtgtatgtatgtgtgttgagCATGCACACTATAAGGGCTCTGACTGAGGGAATATGGGAGGTAATAGTATCCAGATCATCTCTGAGTATGGCAAAATGAGTAGACAGTATATCAGTATAGAGTGCATACTCAGTGTGCTCTGTAGAAATCCCCTTAGCTATGGCACTGGGTATAGTGTGATATCTTAATCCTCTAGGGTCAAGGCCTTAGTCCCCAAAGCAAAGGAAAGGATTATAATTTCCCAATAATGAGGAGGGGCTAACGACCTATTGGGACAGAGATATAGTGAGAGATAAGAACTGAGGAAGAGGTAAAGGCAGCAGAGTCTTCTTGAAAAGAGTGACCAATATCAGTTGTTGACTATACTAGATGTTAATGAGGTGCAGCCTTGACAGCCTGCCCTGGGTTTTGCTCATGGCATCAGTGAGGGGAGCCAGGGTATCTAGGAAGCCAGCAAGTTGGCATTGCAGGGAAGGTGACTGGGCTCTGTTTGTTGTAATAGTGGCTTCTACCAGTCCTGCCAAGCACCAATGGCAAAGGGTATGGGAGTCTGGGTTAAGCTCATCCCTGTGGAGGATAAAAGTAGTGTTTGGTAGGGCTTAACATGGATGGGCATCTCATATAGGCTAGGGGTGTTGGAGGGAGACTCTCTGCTGATCAGTCTTTTGGAATGAAACACATActtgggaagaaagggaaattaaagcaGGAGGGAATCTTAACTTTGAAATTGTCTGCAAAACTTTGCccatatgtgcatttttctgggaGAGAAGCTCCATAGCTTTCTCTGGATCCATAAGGGGTCTTAGGCACCTAAAGAGCTCACAACCCCTTCTTTGCAACCTGAGTGGGGCTTATCCAGAATCACAGGTACATGAGAGcagaagacactttttttttttctgttcacgCAATAATTGAGTTCTATAATTGGGAAAATGTACTTGTGGGAAGGGGACATCATTCCAGACTAGTgctggtataaaataaataaatataataatgaagcAAACTAAAGAATATAAACACTATGGTCCCATTTGTGAACAAATATCAAaactccctcaaaagtaaatatgcttacatatgcaaagaaaaaagcGTGGGAGGagacacattaaaattttaataatgattaCTTCTTACGAGTGGAGTTAAGGATGGGGAGTGAGGTAGAGAAATGCACTTCTTCATGTACTTCTgtatttgaatttccttttcaagaatgttattacattgtaataaaaaataaaggatgatagaaataaaatattgaatgctACTTGACATAGCATCAAAGAATTTAAAGATGATGGATGGAGAGTTATATATGATTTGTGACAGTGAGGCTATGGAATTTGCAGGACACTCTTCCCTCTTTGTACCTCAAATTCAAGGTACAGTTTGCTCTCAGCACCTACTGCTCTGTCACCAAAATATAGGGCTTTCTCATAGTGTATCATCCTTTTACCCTTCTCTGCCCTGTGACACTTTCGAAGCCTTCTACCCTTCTGGTTCATCAGCTACTGTTTCTGATATAACAAAACCTGAGAGAGGAACACACCATTTTTGTGGTGTTATTGTTTCTCAGCCAAATTAGCTATACCAAACACCGAAGCTCAGAGCCAGAGAAAAATTATCACTCATTCATAGTTACCTAAATTCCCTACACCAGATGTTCAGTGGCTGCATAGGGATCCTACCACCCTACACATCTTTGACCCATTTGAGCAGCAGGTGATACATATCTACGACAGGTGCCCTGGCTGTGCTGAGCTTAGGAGGCTCCATTAGGGCTATTGGCTAATTCCTTAATGTTCACTAGGGCTTATCAGTGATGATAATTTCTGGGGTAAAATGAGGGTGTCAATATGTTTTATCTACCTAGTTTTGTTCCAGGATAGCCAGCCAATcaagcaacaaatattttttgaatgccaTGGGAAGTTAGTGTTACTGGATTAGGCAAACTtctgagaaggggaagagaaggagaatcaAAGAAAGAAGGGTCCAGAGAACTTTGGGACATGGTGTCAGGAGAGCAGATTTTGCTGTGGGTAGGGATGGGACACCAAAAGGGAAGAAGGGACTGATGGAAAGGGCCTGGAGACGCCTTGGTCATAAATTTGGCTCACTTCTCAAGACTTCCTCCTTATGAATGGTCCTGAAGAAAGACACTTGAGGGACTGAACCCAACATGCCAAGGGATCCTTTAATCAATGCCATCCATGACACTTGGGGAAAATATTAGAATGACAAGGCCAACTGAGCATGAGGAATTCACCAACCTCTTAGTTCTTGCTCTGTCTTTGGTTAACCCAGTCCCAGGGGTTCAGCATCCCTGCTGAACTGCTAACTAAAACTACGCTAAGTCAACCCACAAACATTGTTGCTTGGACAACTGTGAATGTCTCTTAACTGATATCCTATCTCCTTTCTTGTCCTATTCCATCCATTCCCCCAATAGGAGCCAGAGTGATGGGGGATGGAGGGCATGATTCAAATCATGCATCACTCTTTGCTTAAAACCTTTAAGAGCTTCCCATTGtttttgaagtaaaataaatatttcctgcaaAGCCCTGTTATTCTCTCTGGACTCATCTAATAGACTCCCCTGCTCAATCACTATATTCTAGACATATTGTACTCCTTTCTGTTCCTAGAATATGCTAAACTATTTCTTATCTCAGGGCCTTTACTGTCATTCCCTTAGCCCTAAATGTTCATTCCCTGGCCTTGAACTTGATTCCCTCAACTTTTCACATAGCTAGATCACTGGCAACCTTTGGATCTTTTTACAAATATCACCTCTTTATTTGACTACTTTATCCAAAAGTGTCCTTTCCCCAGTTTCTGTCTATCCCAACATCCGTATCTTTCATAGCTCTTACAAATAAGCAATTATCTATGTTTATCCTCATATTggctttccttcttttgtatAATTTAAACTCCCATAGGGCAGGGACCCTGTTGTCATATTCATTTTGCTACCCTCACTGCTAAgcaatgcctgacacacagcaggcactcaataaatatctggtgaataactgaatgaatgaatgggtgaaaaagaaaaccaacaacagAAAATCTTCAGATTTCCCTGGTCCCTTCAGGCCAACAGGGCAGGTTAAAAGTCAGATTTGATTATGATTCCATGTCTTTTCCTTGGCCTTTGTTCTATCATACTGGGGCTTAGACAAATCTTGAGTTTCAACTGCATCCCTTATCTGAGTGCTAGGATAGGACCCTTGCTTTTCTTAATATCTTTGATTTTGTGCTTGACCAAAAGAGGTAAAAGAGATAATTTACTTTGTAGATAAAAGTGCCTGGCAAGGGGGCCATGATGAGGATATAACAATCATAGGGCTATAGAAATGGAAGAGATTTTAAGGATCTTGTTTAAGGAACTTAAGCCTGGCTATGCATTAGAATTATCAGGGGAGCTTTTTGCCACCCTGTTCACAGTACTGTGTTAAGAtacaatttacatacagtaaaaagCACAACCTTTATGTATCCAGCTTGACaacatttaacttttatataCACTTATGTAACCACCACTCAGTTCAAGGTATAAAACCTTCCTTTCACTCCTGAAAGTTCTCTTGTGCCTCCTTCTGGTCAATACCCATTTTTACCCCTCAGAGGTAACCTCTATTCTGACTCCAACCACcatagatcattttttttttctggtttttgtacTCACAAAAATTGAATCATACTGAATGAAATCTTTTGTGTCTGACATTTCTTTTGCTGAAGATTTTTGAGGTTTTACCCACTTTGTTGTATATAGagtggtttgttcttttttttttttttattgctgattagtatttcattttaaatgtaccacatttgtttatccattctcttggGTGCTTTTGCAAGAAGTAAACCCAAACCTTGTCCTAGGCCCACTGAATCTGAATCTAGGAATGGAGCCTGggagacatattaaaaaaaaaatttttttttaagttcatttattcatttcgagacagagagagcaggcaggggaggggcagagagagagagagagagagagtgagagaatcccaagcagactttgcactgtcagcacagaacctgatgcgggcctcgaactcacaaaatggaagaccatgacctgagcccaaaccggattggacgcttaactgactgaaccatccaggcactctCTGGGAGACATATTTTAATAAGCTTCCAGGCAACTGTGATGCACAGCCATGTGTGAGACACATTAATTTTTTCCATCCACCCTGGTTctatagataagaaaattgaagctCAGACTAGGAAAATTTCCTAAGCAGACACTTGAATCAGTAAGAGGCAAGGGTAGAACTTCTTCCACCAGGCTGCTCTTTGCACTGTAAGACAACTCAAACTGCTAATTAGTGACAGAGGCAGGGACATAAATCATAATAGCttccatttattgagtacctgctctATGGCAGACTCTGTTCTAGGCCTGTTTCGCGTATTTACTCCTCTTAACAAAGTACATATCTTtgctgaggaaactgaaacccagagcAGCCCAAAGGACAGAAGTAgtgagtgcagagagagaagtcAATCGTAAGTCTGCCTGACTCAAGTCACACAAGAAGGTTGGTACCTTTTCCTGAAGTGGAAAGGAGGAAAACTATAAACTCCTTGGTTTGGTGACCTGCCATCCTAGCTCAGTCCAGTTTGCCaaggtagaaataaaaaacaaaacaaaacaaaacaaaacaaaacaaaacagtatctaCTCTGCTTTTCACACCCTGGTTTTAGAACTCCTTCAGTTCTGTATACTCCCCATTAGTGGAAGTTGTTGACTGCCAGATTGATTAAAAATGTTCCAGCTAAGGAGAGGGTGATGTGTTTGCTTAATCACTAGCTCTTCCTTCTCTACTGACAAATCTCCGCACAGGGGTGGGGACCACAAATGCTGCCAGTGAGTCTGTCAGAGATGGTTCCCCACACATCTGGGAAGCAAGTTTCCCAAAATGGGGAGGGCCTTGACTCTTTCATCAGGGTAAACTGACCCTAGCTATCAGGAACTGGAATGAGTCAGAAACACATCTACTAGCTGAGATGTTGAACCTGGAGTCCTGAGAGTCTGGCAAGCTCTGTTTTTCAATAATGAGGGAGTCTGGGAAGGGTCGGCTGAGGAAAATAGAGACTTCTCTTATGTAGCTGGTAGCATTGAGGGAGCAGGATGGGAaatgaggcagaaggagagaagaaagcttGCGGATATTGACAAGGACCAAACTTGAGACTCCTCTAAGACTTCTCAACTAGGCCTCAGTTTTGGCCCTCATTCTGTCTTTGGCCTGCCTATCacagttttagcaagaatcctgtcaatttaggggcacctgggtagctcagtcggttgaatgtccgactcttgatttcagctcaggtcatgatctcgcaattggTGGGAtagagccttgcatcgggcttgCACTGatgtcacagagcctgcttgatattctctctttcctctctctctctcttccctcccccatgcacatgtgctctctctctttctcaaaataaatacacataaaaaaaaaaagaaacctgtcaATTTAGTGAGAATCTCCTCACCCTTGATATCTGATTGAGTTCCTCatcccccacttaaaaaaaaagtttatttatttattttgagagagagagagagagagcacatgtggggaaggggcagtgagaaagaatccatagtagaggaggggcagagggagagggagagagagaatcccaagctgcctcctcagcacagagtccaaagtgtggctcaatctcacaatggtgagatgGCTACCTGAGACAGATATCAAGAATCAGAGAGGCTTAACTGATTTAGCCACCCAGTCCTTTTAGGTCAGGTTAGCAAGAATTCCTCCTATCTTTGATGTCCCcttttagtaattttccatctacTGACCCTCACTCTGCTCATTGGCTATGAATCTCCAACTATCTTTGCTGTATTCAGAGTTGAGCCTGAGCTCCATCCCTTATTGCACTATCCCTATTGAAAGAGtcctgaataaagtcttccttaccatttaagaattttttctttaacaatacCAAAACAATTTGATTTCTTAGGCTGTTTCTATACATACAGACAAATTTGAATATTGTGACTGAATTGACTAATTTAATGTTTGTGCCTAACAGATACCAaattgaataatattcttttttttaatgtttttatttatttattttgagagagagagagagagagagagcgcacatgagcagggggaggggcagagggagagacagagagaattccaagcaggttccatgctcagtacagagcctgacatgggactcaactCCATGACCATGGGAttgtgacccaagccaaaatcaagagtcagatgctcaatcaactgagccacctacgctCCCCCaaactgagtaatattctaatGGGTGGTTTTGGTCTTAGGTGGACAGTCTGCTTCAGGATTCTTCTGAGATCGAGAACCATGTGGGAGGCCCAGCATCTCCCTAAGAGGCCCTGAGTTAGAATTTGAGAGAAAGCTTAAGGCTGTGTTCCTCCTCAAGAATCAAAGGACAGAAATCATCCAGGTAGCTGCTTGTCAGCACGAAATGTCTCCATGTTCTACTGAAATAGGGGTCAGAGTCCAGGCTTCTCAGATGTTGTTCCCACAGTATACAAGGAATACAATGCTTATAGGAACTGCTAAAATGGTTACTTTGATCTCCTGACCTCATTCCCTACAGGCTGATTTAGTGCTCATCACTCAACAAATTCTCAGTAGGGACTTCCCTGATTTTGATTTTGTCCTCCAGAAACCACTTCTTTCCCAGTTCTTTGCCCTAGACCATGCTGTCTTCTGATCTTCTAAATTCCTTTGACTTGGGTCACACTCTGCGCTAAGCATGGCCTGAAGCT
Encoded proteins:
- the ASIP gene encoding agouti-signaling protein, encoding MNVFRLLLATLLVSLCLLTAYSHLALEEKPRDDRNLRSNSSMNLLDLPSVSIVALNKKSKKISRKEAEKKRSSKKKASMKNVARPRRPRPPPSAPCVATRDSCKPPAPACCDPCASCQCRFFRSSCSCRVLNPTC